In Tautonia marina, the sequence GGGAAACGGTCATCGCCAGAAGGACCAGGGTCGCAAGATAATGTGATCGAATCATTCCAGTCCCGAGTTCGGTCATGGATCGCCGCCTTAGAACGTCTCAAATTTCGAAATCCGGAACCTCCCGGACATCGAAGCCGGCCGACCCAAGAGACCGTGCATGCACGAAATCTCTGGAAAAGCCGAAGAATTGCCCATTGAAACTGGTTTCGCGGATCGCATCGGAAAAGTCAAGCAAAAAGACGCAATCCCCAAAACGGGATCCTTCAGTATTCCTTGACGAGCAATTCAGGAACACGCTCGCTTTAAGCCTTCTTTCGGCATCTGTGCTTCGAAGCCGTACCGATTTCAGCGGCGCGAGGGATGCGGCCACTGCGTGGTTCGAGGAACAGGCAGCGTTCTCGTGATCCCACGAAGTAATTCGCCGGCTAAAATCGTTGAATCCAGGCGGGATCGGTATATTTCGCGGTCATGAGTTCGGCGATCAAGGCTTCTGGGACGGCAGGGGCTTCGGGGAGATCTCCTGGTCCGATCCAGGCGTCGCGAATGGCCTGGAGAATCGCCTCGCGAGGCAGGGGCAAGTTCGTGACGAACGCCTCGTGAGCCCGCCCCGATCGATAGGCCGGTTGGCGTTTCGGCGGGGCACCAAGATAGCGGGCGATGCGGTCGGCCGGCAGATCGTAGAGAATGGACGCATGCACCAGAAACCGACGCTTCAGACGTCGCTGGGCGCTTCCTGAGCATTTACGACCTCCCAGGGCAAGGTCGCCGGACCCCAGCACCTCGACCTCAGGCCCATAAGCCCGCAATTGCTCGGCAATTCTTCCAAGCACCCAACGCTGCACTTCATCGACGGCCAGCCGACCGGGAGCCGAGTCGATCGGCAAGATGACGGTCAGATTCAGGGCTCCCGGCCCGATCAAGACCGCCCCTCCTCCGCTGCTCCGTCGAGCGATGGCCACACCCTCGGCGCGGCATCGATCGACCTGAACGGCCTCGGCGGTTCGACACGAGGCCCCCATCACGACCGCCAGTTCCGGCAACTCCCAGGTCCGCAGCACCGGGGGAGCCTCGGTCTGATCGGCGTCGATCAGCAGCGCCTCATCGAGCGCCAGGTTGGCGAAAACTCCGGGCAGCGTTCGGTCGAGCGCTCGAAACGGGGGAAAGTCGGCATCCGTCATCGGGGCATTCTCGAACCGGAATCGGACTCAACCGAACGCATCGGGAAGAAAAAGTTACGGTCACTCAGATGTTGCCGATTCTCTCGCATCGGAGCGGGAGGAATCAACCGGGACCGCCGATCGACGATGCACCCCCTGGAAGATCGCACGCTGGCCAAGCGTCCGGGGTCGGCGGAATCGTCTCATCCCGATCGGCCAGGCAATGACCAGCGTCATCGAGGCGATCGAAATGGCCTTGCCCGCCGCCAGGGTCTTCGGCTGAAAACGGAGGTGGACCATGTGTCGCCCTTCCTCGACGACGATGGCCATGAAGTCGCCGTAGGCGCGGAGGATCTCGGCCGGTTGGCGATCGACGCGAGCGGTCCAGCCGTGGTGGTGCCGCTCGGAGATGACGAGAAGGCGTCGGCCGGGCGAATCGACCACGACTCGAAGTTCTCCCGGCCGGTCCCGGACGATGATCGGATCGCCCGAAGGCTCGCCGGCATCCAGCGTCACCGGACGATCGACGAGTGCAACGATCGCCGGATCAATCGTGTCAAGGTCACGGTTCGGATCGTCGCTCACGCGGGCTTCGGCCACCAGCCGAGCGCGGGGGAGCGGATCGGGCAAGCGAGAGGTGGGATGCCCGACGCTCCAGGCGGCCGAGGCCACACGTCGGCTCGACGGCTTCGAGTAATCGAGCCGACGAACGGGGGTCAGCCCGGCGTAGCCCTCGACCAACCCTCGCCCGCTGAACATCCAGAGATTATCGCACACGAGAGTTCCGGGGCCGAAGACGGCCCGCTCGGCGTTCGACCGGGTGGCCACGGGATGAAAGGCGGCCAGGAGGTCGAGCTTCGCCCGGGAGCCCGAGGCGAGGTACGTCATGGAATAGGCACCGAGATCCAGCGCAATCAGAACGGCCAGGGCCGTCGGCGCCCAGGAAACACGACGGGCCGCGGCCACCACCAGCCCCGAGGCGGTTGCGACCAGACCGACCGAAAGAATCAACGCGCCCAGCGGCGCCTGATGTTCGGCCAGCCACGCCTCGGGTGAGCCGAACCGAGCAGACGCGACGATCGCCACGGAACCGATCGTCGGCAAGGCCAGGGGCCAAAGCCGTCGCCAGGAGAGCCGATTTCCCGAGGATCGCAAGGTGCTCAAATCAGCAAACGCGACGGCAACCAGGACCGCCGAGGCGAGATGGACCAGCAGCACGAACCGCGCCGGAGCCCGAAAGACGTTGAAACCCGGAAGGCGGTGGGTCAGTTCAAAAATCGGCGCATACTTTCCGAACGCCAGGACCAGGCCAAGGCCCGCCACGGCGACCGCCCAACCGGCAAGGTGTCGGTGCCGCAGGTGCTTCCAACGCACCAAAACCCAGGCCAGGAGCACTGGAACGGCGATCCCATTGTAAAGACCATATTCCTTGACCCGAGAATCGGAGAGTGAGCTTGCGGGCTCGACCCTCCAGCCGGGAACCAGGTCTTCTCCTGGGGCGTAGACGCGGCTCTCGAACAGGTAAGGGACGAGCCATTGGATTGTATTGGCGGGAGGGAGCGAGAGCATCCCGAGGAACTCGGCGGTTGGAGCAGATCGTTCCGACTCGGCCAGTGCCCCCCAGGAGGGCAGGACCTGCACGGCCCCCAACCCCAGCCCAAGGACCTTCGCGCAGACAAGGGCCGTGAGCCATCGCGGCCGACCACGCAACTCGACCCAGACCGACGCGGCATACAGCCCTTCGATGATCGTTGAGAAGAAGACCGCCTGGGGATAGCCGAGCAAGAGCTGCGATCCGGTGATCGCCGCCAGCGCCGCCCCTGGCCAGGCACGGGATCGGGCCGAGTCGCCTCGCATGATCGCGTCGATCGCCAGCAAGGCGAAGGGGATGTGTGCCACGACACCCACAACATTCACATGCATGTAGTGATAGACGACAAATCCCCCGAAGGCCGCCATGAACCCGCCGAGCAACGACGCATCGATCGGCAGCCCTCGTCGTCGCAAGAGCCAGGCCATGCCGAGCATCGTGGCCGGATAGCTGATCAAAAATTCGAGATTCAAGGCGGTTTCAAACTGAAACGCCCGATAGAGGAAGTGATGCCAGGGGTGGGCCAGGCCGATTTGCCCTTCACCATGCAGGTCGAACCCGCAAAACAGTTGAGGGCACCAGGACGGATCGGCCCCGGTGGCGAGACAGCGGGCAAAGAAGATGCGTAAGGGGACGTGAAAGAATCCGAGGTCTTCGGTTGTGTACACTTCTCCCCAAAGGCTCGGCGCGGCCATCAGGGCCAGTAGCGCCACGGTGGCGAGCAAGAGCAGTTCGACCCGGATGCGCCGACCGTGGCCCGGGTGATGCGCCGATCCTCGATCGTCCATGATTGCCTCGTCATCATCCTGACCCCTTCGCCCAATCGCGCGCACGATCCTTCGTGCCGACCGTCGGGCCGGAGTTTGAGGCGGATTGTACCGGCGATTGGCCTTGCGTCAATCCGACCCGCCCGTGGGGCGGGCGATCCACCGGCCAGTCAGGATTGCCCAGGGTCATTCGTCGGAAATCTCGGCCAGGCGACGCCGGCGATCGGCCAGGACCGTTTGATAACGCTCGACCGACGGATCGAGGGCGACGGCCTGTTCGTTGGCCGCGATCGAGTGGGCGAGCCAGAGCCGAACGCCGTCGAGGTTGTCCCGTTTCCAGCAGTTCTTGGCCTTTTGCTGGTAAACCTCGGCCAGAAGGTAGATATAGGCCGGTTCGGTCGGGTGTCGATCGTGAAGTTCCTGAGCGATGTCCTCGTACAGCTCGGCGGTGCGCTCGGCCTCGTCGATGCCGTTGACCGTGTGCGCCATGATGCGGCCGCCCAGTCGTTGCCACTGAAAGAAGAACTTTGAGCCCTCGGGGTGATCGGCATTGCGCTGGCTGATCCCGATGTAAGACATGACGTTCATGATCGGTGTCAACGATGCCTTGCGAGAGATCCCGAGCATGTCGAGATCCTCCTCAATCGCATCAACCAACGCCGTCACCGATCCCTGCCAGTCGTACGCATAGTCCGTGTGCTCAAGATAACCGAGCGTCGCCCCGATCCGGTTCAGGAACCAATGAGTCCCGAGCCGTTCCAGGTTTCCCTCGATATGCGGAGCCGCCGGCGCCAGGCGGATCGCCTCTCGGAAGGCGTCTCGCGCTTCCATCAGATGAGGCCGGATGTCCTCAAGGGGTTGTTTTTGAGACAGCAGAATATCGGCGGTCA encodes:
- a CDS encoding lipoate--protein ligase family protein; its protein translation is MTDADFPPFRALDRTLPGVFANLALDEALLIDADQTEAPPVLRTWELPELAVVMGASCRTAEAVQVDRCRAEGVAIARRSSGGGAVLIGPGALNLTVILPIDSAPGRLAVDEVQRWVLGRIAEQLRAYGPEVEVLGSGDLALGGRKCSGSAQRRLKRRFLVHASILYDLPADRIARYLGAPPKRQPAYRSGRAHEAFVTNLPLPREAILQAIRDAWIGPGDLPEAPAVPEALIAELMTAKYTDPAWIQRF